The following are from one region of the Sorghum bicolor cultivar BTx623 chromosome 2, Sorghum_bicolor_NCBIv3, whole genome shotgun sequence genome:
- the LOC8080984 gene encoding uncharacterized protein LOC8080984 — MAKGGLSKLKCMIKRWHSSSRISRTPSGCSARSHDVGVHDDAGAAGFALENSWRRGVAASSVFAFGGGGGTGSASFHGADGVPPGLHPVYVGKSRRRYLIAADLVGHPLFQNLVDRSGGAAGVGAAGGTVVGCEVVLFEHLLWMLENADPQPESLDELVEYYAC; from the coding sequence ATGGCGAAGGGCGGGCTGAGCAAGCTCAAGTGCATGATCAAGAGGTGGCACTCCTCGAGCCGGATCTCGCGCACGCCGTCAGGGTGCTCGGCGCGCTCGCACGACGTCGGCGTCCACGACGACGCTGGCGCCGCCGGGTTCGCCCTGGAGAACTCGTGGAGGAGGGGCGTCGCCGCCTCGTCCGTCTTCGccttcggcggcggcggaggcacgGGGTCGGCGTCGTTCCACGGCGCCGACGGCGTGCCCCCGGGCCTCCACCCGGTGTACGTCGGCAAGTCGCGCCGCCGCTACCTCATCGCCGCGGACCTCGTCGGCCACCCCCTGTTCCAGAACCTCGTCGACCGctccggcggcgccgccggcgtCGGCGCTGCAGGCGGGACCGTCGTCGGCTGCGAGGTCGTGCTGTTCGAGCACCTCCTCTGGATGCTCGAGAACGCCGACCCGCAGCCGGAGTCGCTCGACGAGCTCGTCGAGTACTACGCGTGCTGA